GACACCGACACCCAGTGTGAGCGCCTTCGTCATCGTCGGCCAGTGGAGCCAGGACGGATCGTCGAGTGCCATACGACTCGGTCGGACCCCACTGGCTAACCGCTGCCGCGGATTAGAACGTCGACTCGTCGGCGTCGTCGACGGCCGCCTGGCGGTCCCGCAGAGCGTGGAGTCGGTCGTCGATATCGGGATGGGACCCCGGAAGCAACCGAGCGTGGAGGTTCGCCCAGCCACCGCCGATCCGCCCGGCCACGCCGCCGGAGCCACCGCTGTCACCGGGATCGTCCTCGATGGAGTGGGGAAGAACACACAGTTCCCGGACGCCGGTTTCGGCGGCCCGGAGGTCACCGTCGGGTCGGTGGTCGGTCGTCAGCGTCTCCAGGGCGCTGGCCATCGCCGCCGGCGAGCCACAGATCGCGACCGCACCCGCGTCGGCAGCGTACTCCCTGATCCGGGAGAGCAACCGATAGCAGGCGGTGCTGGCCAGCGACAGCACCGCGACGACCGGCAGCACGGCCACCGCGAACACCACGAGAGCGATCTCGAACTGCCCGGCGATGAGCGTCCTGGCGTCGGCACTGCCGTCGGTGTCGAAGAGCCACGCCGTCAGGAACGAGCGGCGCAACACTCCGACGGCGATCGCCCGGCAGCGGTCGGTCACCGTCGGGAGGAAGGCGGCGGCGGTCATCACGACCGAGTCCCCGTGTTTGAGGTGGGCGAGTTCGTGGGCGAGCACCGCGTCGAGTTCCTCGTCGGCGAGGGCCTCGACCAGCGCCGTCGTCACGACGAGCGTCCGCTCGCCGGGCCTGCTGGCGACGAAACTGTTGGGCGTCGCCGACTCGACGATCGAGACGTCCGGTGGTGCCATGTCGGCGGTATGGGCGAGGCGGTCGACCCGCTTTCGGACCGACTGGACAGCGTCCTGCCGGTCGATCTTCCGGCGCATCGCCGCGATACTGTCGGGGGTCGTCTCGCTCGGATCGGTGGCTCCGGACAGTCCCTCCCGAAGTGTCATCCGGTAGCCGAACACCGACTGCGCGACCAACACCAGCGGCGTCCCGACGACTACGACCGGCACCAGAAGCCCGGTCCCGAATCCGACCGAGAACAGCCCGCCGGGATCGCTCCAGAGCAACGGTGCCAGGCCGACAGCGAGATGCGCCAGTCCGTAGGCGACGGCGACCGCGACGGCGTCGAAGGCGACGAGGACGACGCCGAGCACCAGAAGTCGTGCCCGCAGTCGCCAGGTGTGAGGTCCCGTCACTCCCATCGTCTCGAAGTCGGTCCGACGGTGGAAAAACGTATCGTCGGGTCGACTGTCGCCGCTACGCCAGCGCCGATCCGGCCCGGATGATCGCCCGCTCGCCGAAGGCGGGACCGACGATCTGGAGGCCGACCGGGAGGCCGTCGTCGGTCTCGCCGGCGGGCACGGAGATCGCCGGGAGGTTCGCGAGGTTCACCGGCGTCGTGTTCGCGTCGGCGAGGTACATCGTCAGCGGATCGTCGAGGCTCTCGCCGCGTTCCATCGGCGGGACGGGCATGGTCGGCGAGGCCAGTACGTCGGCGTCGGTAAGCGCCTCGTCGAAGTCCTGTTTGACCCAGGCCCGGGCGTCCTGTGCCTTCTTGTAGTACTTGTCGTGATAGCCAGCGGAGAGGGCGTAGGTTCCCAGGAGGATGCGGCGTTTGACCTCCTCGCCGAACCCCTCCTCGCGGGCGTTGGCGAAACTCTCGTTCCAGTTGCCCTCGAAGCCGCCC
Above is a window of Haloarcula halophila DNA encoding:
- a CDS encoding M48 family metallopeptidase, whose product is MGVTGPHTWRLRARLLVLGVVLVAFDAVAVAVAYGLAHLAVGLAPLLWSDPGGLFSVGFGTGLLVPVVVVGTPLVLVAQSVFGYRMTLREGLSGATDPSETTPDSIAAMRRKIDRQDAVQSVRKRVDRLAHTADMAPPDVSIVESATPNSFVASRPGERTLVVTTALVEALADEELDAVLAHELAHLKHGDSVVMTAAAFLPTVTDRCRAIAVGVLRRSFLTAWLFDTDGSADARTLIAGQFEIALVVFAVAVLPVVAVLSLASTACYRLLSRIREYAADAGAVAICGSPAAMASALETLTTDHRPDGDLRAAETGVRELCVLPHSIEDDPGDSGGSGGVAGRIGGGWANLHARLLPGSHPDIDDRLHALRDRQAAVDDADESTF